The following coding sequences lie in one Nycticebus coucang isolate mNycCou1 chromosome 18, mNycCou1.pri, whole genome shotgun sequence genomic window:
- the HDAC5 gene encoding histone deacetylase 5 isoform X2, translating to MNSPNESDGMSGREPSLEILPRTPLHSIPLAVEVKPVLPGAMPSSLGGGSGGSPSPVELRGALTGSVDPVLREQQLQQELLALKQQQQLQKQLLFAEFQKQHDHLTRQHEVQLQKHLKQQQEMLAAKRQQELEQQRQREQQRQEELEKQRLEQQLLILRNKEKSKESAIASTEVKLRLQEFLLSKSKEPTPGGLNHSLPQHPKCWGAHHASLDQSSPPQSGPPGTPPSYKLPLLGPYDSRDDFPLRKTASEPNLKVRSRLKQKVAERRSSPLLRRKDGTVISTFKKRAVEITGAGPGASSVCNSAPGSGPSSPNSSHSTIAENGFTGSVPNIPTEMLPQHRALPLDSSPNQFSLYTSPSLPNISLGLQATVTVTNSHLTASPKLSTKQEAERQALQSLRQGGTLTGKFMSTSSIPGCLLGVALEGDTSPHGHASLLQHVLLLEQARQQSTLIAVPLHGQSPLVTGERVATSMRTVAKLPRHRPLSRTQSSPLPQSPQALQQLVMQQQHQQFLEKQKQQQLQLGKILTKTGELSRQPTTHPEETEEELTEQQEALLGEGALTMPREGSTESESTQEDLEEEEEEDREEEEEDCIQVKDEEGESGAEEGPDLEESSTSYKKLFSDAQQLQPLQVYQAPLSLATVPHQALGRTQSSPAAPGGMKSPPDQPTKHLFTTGVVYDTFMLKHQCMCGNTHVHPEHAGRIQSIWSRLQETGLLSKCERIRGRKATLDEIQTVHSEYHTLLYGTSPLNRQKLDSKKLLGPISQKMYAVLPCGGIGVDSDTVWNEMHSSSAVRMAVGCLVELAFKVAAGELKNGFAIIRPPGHHAEESTAMGFCFFNSVAITAKLLQQKLNVGKVLIVDWRLTVCQEPDEYLTCCSWPPQADIHHGNGTQQAFYNDPSVLYISLHRYDNGNFFPGSGAPEEVGGGPGVGYNVNVAWTGGVDPPIGDVEYLTAFRTVVMPIAHEFSPDVVLVSAGFDAVEGHLSPLGGYSVTARCFGHLTRQLMTLAGGRVVLALEGGHDLTAICDASEACVSALLSVELQPLDEAVLQQKPNINAVATLEKVIEIQSKHWSCVQRFAAGLGRSLREAQAGETEEAETVSAMALLSVGAEQAQAAAAREHSPRPAEEPMEQEPVL from the exons TGGAGGTGAAGCCGGTGCTGCCAGGAGCCATGCCCAGTTCTTTGGGGGGTGGTAGTGGAGGCAGCCCCAGCCCTGTGGAGCTGCGGGGTGCTCTGACGGGCTCTGTGGACCCTGTGCTGCGGGAGCAGCAACTGCAGCAGGAGCTCCTGGCGctcaagcagcagcagcagctgcagaaGCAGCTCCTGTTCGCTGAGTTCCAGAAACAGCACGACCACCTGACACGGCAGCATGAGGTCCAGCTGCAGAAGCACCTCAAG cagcagcaggagatGCTGGCGGCCAAGCGGCAGCAGGAGCTGGAGCAGCAGCGGCAGCGGGAGCAGCAGCGGCAGGAGGAGCTGGAGAAGCAGCGGTTGGAGCAGCAGCTGCTCATCCTGCGGAACAAAGAGAAGAGCAAAGAGA GTGCCATTGCCAGCACTGAGGTAAAGCTGAGGCTCCAGGAGTTCCTCTTGTCGAAGTCAAAGGAGCCCACACCAGGCGGCCTCAACCATTCCCTCCCACAGCACCCCAAATGCTG GGGAGCCCACCATGCTTCTTTGGACCAGAGTTCCCCTCCCCAGAGCGGCCCCCCTGGGACACCTCCCTCCTATAAATTGCCTTTGCTTGGGCCCTATGACAGCCGAGATGACTTTCCCCTCCGCAAAACAG CCTCTGAACCCAACTTGAAAGTGCGTTCGAGGCTAAAACAGAAGGTGGCTGAGCGGAGAAGCAGTCCCCTCTTGCGTCGCAAGGATGGGACTGTTATTAGCACCTTTAAGAAGAGAGCTGTTGAGATCACAGGTGCTGGGCCTGGGG CATCATCTGTGTGTAACAGTGCGCCAGGCTCCGGCCCCAGCTCTCCCAAcagttctcacagcaccattGCTGAGAATGGCTTTACTGGCTCAGTTCCCAACATACCCACCGAG ATGCTCCCCCAGCACCGGGCCCTCCCTCTGGACAGCTCCCCCAACCAGTTCAGCCTCTATACGTCTCCCTCTCTGCCCAACATCTCCTTAGGGCTGCAGGCCACAGTCACTGTCACCAACTCGCACCTCACA GCCTCCCCAAAGCTGTCGACAAAGCAGGAGGCCGAGAGGCAGGCCCTCCAGTCCCTGCGGCAGGGTGGCACGCTGACGGGCAAGTTCATGAGCACATCCTCCATCCCTGGCTGCCTGCTGGGTGTGGCACTGGAGGGTGACACCAGTCCCCATGGGCATGCCTCCCTGCTACAGCACGTGCTATTGCTGGAGCAGGCCCGGCAGCAGAGTACCCTCATCGCTG TACCGCTTCATGGGCAGTCTCCACTGGTGACGGGTGAACGCGTGGCCACCAGCATGCGGACGGTGGCCAAGCTCCCGCGGCACCGGCCACTGAGCCGCACTCAGTCCTCACCACTGCCGCAGAGTCCCCAGGCTCTGCAGCAGCTGGTCatgcagcagcagcaccagcagtTCCTGGAGAAGCAGAAGCAGCAACAGCTGCAGCTGGGCAAG ATCCTCACCAAGACAGGGGAGCTGTCCAGGCAGCCCACCACCCACCCtgaggagacagaggaggagCTTACAGAGCAGCAGGAGGCCTTGCTGGGAGAGGGAGCCCTGACCATGCCCAGGGAAGGCTCCACGGAGAGTGAGAGCACACAAGAAgacctggaggaggaggaagaggaagacagagaggaggaggaggaggactgcATCCAAGTCAAGGATGAGGAGGGCGAGAGTGGTGCTGAGGAGGGGCCCGACTTGGAGGAGTCCAGCACCAGTTACAAAAAG CTGTTCTCAGATGCCCAGCAGCTGCAGCCACTGCAGGTGTACCAGGCACCCCTCAGCCTggccactgtgccccaccaggCCCTGGGCCGCACCCAGTCCTCACCCGCTGCCCCTGGGGGCATGAAGAGCCCTCCAGACCAACCCACCAAGCACCTCTTCACAACTG GTGTGGTCTATGACACATTTATGCTGAAGCACCAGTGCATGTGCGGGAACACACACGTGCACCCTGAGCACGCCGGCCGGATCCAGAGCATCTGGTCCCGGCTACAGGAGACAGGCCTGCTGAGCAAGTGCGAG CGGATCCGGGGTCGCAAAGCCACATTGGATGAGATCCAGACGGTGCACTCGGAATACCACACCCTGCTCTATGGGACCAGCCCCCTCAACCGGCAGAAGTTGGACAGCAAGAAGCTACTGG GCCCCATCAGCCAGAAGATGTATGCCGTGCTGCCTTGTGGGGGCATTGGG GTGGACAGTGACACTGTGTGGAACGAGATGCATTCCTCCAGTGCTGTGCGCATGGCAGTGGGCTGCCTGGTGGAGCTGGCCTTCAAGGTGGCTGCGGGAGAGCTCAAG AATGGATTTGCCATCATCCGGCCCCCAGGACACCATGCTGAGGAATCCACAGCCAT gggATTCTGCTTCTTCAACTCCGTGGCCATCACAGCAAAACTCCTGCAGCAGAAGCTGAACGTGGGCAAGGTCCTCATTGTGGACTGG AGGCTGACTGTGTGCCAGGAACCTGATGAGTACTTGACATGCTGCTCATGGCCACCTCAAGCA GACATTCACCATGGCAATGGCACCCAGCAAGCATTCTACAATGACCCCTCTGTGCTCTACATCTCTCTGCATCGCTATGACAATGGGAACTTCTTTCCAGGCTCTGGGGCTCCTGAAGAG GTTGGTGGAGGGCCAggcgtggggtacaatgtgaacGTGGCATGGACAGGAGGTGTGGACCCCCCCATTGGAGATGTGGAGTACCTGACGGCCTTCAG GACAGTGGTGATGCCCATTGCCCACGAGTTCTCACCTGATGTGGTCCTAGTCTCCGCCGGGTTTGATGCTGTGGAAGGACATCTGTCTCCACTGGGTGGCTACTCTGTCACCGCCAGAT GTTTTGGCCACTTGACCAGGCAGTTGATGACACTGGCAGGGGGCCGGGTGGTGCTGGCCCTAGAGGGAGGCCACGACTTGACCGCCATCTGTGATGCCTCTGAGGCCTGTGTCTCAGCTCTGCTCAGTGTAGAG CTGCAGCCCTTGGATGAGGCAGTCTTACAGCAAAAGCCCAACATCAATGCAGTGGCCACGCTAGAAAAAGTCATTGAGATCCAGA GCAAACACTGGAGCTGTGTGCAGAGGTTTGCTGCTGGTCTAGGCCGTTCCCTgcgggaggcccaggcaggtgagaCCGAGGAGGCCGAGACTGTGAGCGCCATGGCCTTGCTGTCGGTGGGGGCCgagcaggcccaggctgctgcAGCCCGGGAGCACAGCCCCAG GCCGGCAGAGGAGCCCATGGAGCAGGAGCCTGTCCTGTGA
- the HDAC5 gene encoding histone deacetylase 5 isoform X5, giving the protein MSGREPSLEILPRTPLHSIPLAVEVKPVLPGAMPSSLGGGSGGSPSPVELRGALTGSVDPVLREQQLQQELLALKQQQQLQKQLLFAEFQKQHDHLTRQHEVQLQKHLKQQQEMLAAKRQQELEQQRQREQQRQEELEKQRLEQQLLILRNKEKSKESAIASTEVKLRLQEFLLSKSKEPTPGGLNHSLPQHPKCWGAHHASLDQSSPPQSGPPGTPPSYKLPLLGPYDSRDDFPLRKTASEPNLKVRSRLKQKVAERRSSPLLRRKDGTVISTFKKRAVEITGAGPGASSVCNSAPGSGPSSPNSSHSTIAENGFTGSVPNIPTEMLPQHRALPLDSSPNQFSLYTSPSLPNISLGLQATVTVTNSHLTASPKLSTKQEAERQALQSLRQGGTLTGKFMSTSSIPGCLLGVALEGDTSPHGHASLLQHVLLLEQARQQSTLIAVPLHGQSPLVTGERVATSMRTVAKLPRHRPLSRTQSSPLPQSPQALQQLVMQQQHQQFLEKQKQQQLQLGKILTKTGELSRQPTTHPEETEEELTEQQEALLGEGALTMPREGSTESESTQEDLEEEEEEDREEEEEDCIQVKDEEGESGAEEGPDLEESSTSYKKLFSDAQQLQPLQVYQAPLSLATVPHQALGRTQSSPAAPGGMKSPPDQPTKHLFTTGVVYDTFMLKHQCMCGNTHVHPEHAGRIQSIWSRLQETGLLSKCERIRGRKATLDEIQTVHSEYHTLLYGTSPLNRQKLDSKKLLGPISQKMYAVLPCGGIGVDSDTVWNEMHSSSAVRMAVGCLVELAFKVAAGELKNGFAIIRPPGHHAEESTAMGFCFFNSVAITAKLLQQKLNVGKVLIVDWRLTVCQEPDEYLTCCSWPPQADIHHGNGTQQAFYNDPSVLYISLHRYDNGNFFPGSGAPEEVGGGPGVGYNVNVAWTGGVDPPIGDVEYLTAFRTVVMPIAHEFSPDVVLVSAGFDAVEGHLSPLGGYSVTARCFGHLTRQLMTLAGGRVVLALEGGHDLTAICDASEACVSALLSVELQPLDEAVLQQKPNINAVATLEKVIEIQSKHWSCVQRFAAGLGRSLREAQAGETEEAETVSAMALLSVGAEQAQAAAAREHSPRPAEEPMEQEPVL; this is encoded by the exons TGGAGGTGAAGCCGGTGCTGCCAGGAGCCATGCCCAGTTCTTTGGGGGGTGGTAGTGGAGGCAGCCCCAGCCCTGTGGAGCTGCGGGGTGCTCTGACGGGCTCTGTGGACCCTGTGCTGCGGGAGCAGCAACTGCAGCAGGAGCTCCTGGCGctcaagcagcagcagcagctgcagaaGCAGCTCCTGTTCGCTGAGTTCCAGAAACAGCACGACCACCTGACACGGCAGCATGAGGTCCAGCTGCAGAAGCACCTCAAG cagcagcaggagatGCTGGCGGCCAAGCGGCAGCAGGAGCTGGAGCAGCAGCGGCAGCGGGAGCAGCAGCGGCAGGAGGAGCTGGAGAAGCAGCGGTTGGAGCAGCAGCTGCTCATCCTGCGGAACAAAGAGAAGAGCAAAGAGA GTGCCATTGCCAGCACTGAGGTAAAGCTGAGGCTCCAGGAGTTCCTCTTGTCGAAGTCAAAGGAGCCCACACCAGGCGGCCTCAACCATTCCCTCCCACAGCACCCCAAATGCTG GGGAGCCCACCATGCTTCTTTGGACCAGAGTTCCCCTCCCCAGAGCGGCCCCCCTGGGACACCTCCCTCCTATAAATTGCCTTTGCTTGGGCCCTATGACAGCCGAGATGACTTTCCCCTCCGCAAAACAG CCTCTGAACCCAACTTGAAAGTGCGTTCGAGGCTAAAACAGAAGGTGGCTGAGCGGAGAAGCAGTCCCCTCTTGCGTCGCAAGGATGGGACTGTTATTAGCACCTTTAAGAAGAGAGCTGTTGAGATCACAGGTGCTGGGCCTGGGG CATCATCTGTGTGTAACAGTGCGCCAGGCTCCGGCCCCAGCTCTCCCAAcagttctcacagcaccattGCTGAGAATGGCTTTACTGGCTCAGTTCCCAACATACCCACCGAG ATGCTCCCCCAGCACCGGGCCCTCCCTCTGGACAGCTCCCCCAACCAGTTCAGCCTCTATACGTCTCCCTCTCTGCCCAACATCTCCTTAGGGCTGCAGGCCACAGTCACTGTCACCAACTCGCACCTCACA GCCTCCCCAAAGCTGTCGACAAAGCAGGAGGCCGAGAGGCAGGCCCTCCAGTCCCTGCGGCAGGGTGGCACGCTGACGGGCAAGTTCATGAGCACATCCTCCATCCCTGGCTGCCTGCTGGGTGTGGCACTGGAGGGTGACACCAGTCCCCATGGGCATGCCTCCCTGCTACAGCACGTGCTATTGCTGGAGCAGGCCCGGCAGCAGAGTACCCTCATCGCTG TACCGCTTCATGGGCAGTCTCCACTGGTGACGGGTGAACGCGTGGCCACCAGCATGCGGACGGTGGCCAAGCTCCCGCGGCACCGGCCACTGAGCCGCACTCAGTCCTCACCACTGCCGCAGAGTCCCCAGGCTCTGCAGCAGCTGGTCatgcagcagcagcaccagcagtTCCTGGAGAAGCAGAAGCAGCAACAGCTGCAGCTGGGCAAG ATCCTCACCAAGACAGGGGAGCTGTCCAGGCAGCCCACCACCCACCCtgaggagacagaggaggagCTTACAGAGCAGCAGGAGGCCTTGCTGGGAGAGGGAGCCCTGACCATGCCCAGGGAAGGCTCCACGGAGAGTGAGAGCACACAAGAAgacctggaggaggaggaagaggaagacagagaggaggaggaggaggactgcATCCAAGTCAAGGATGAGGAGGGCGAGAGTGGTGCTGAGGAGGGGCCCGACTTGGAGGAGTCCAGCACCAGTTACAAAAAG CTGTTCTCAGATGCCCAGCAGCTGCAGCCACTGCAGGTGTACCAGGCACCCCTCAGCCTggccactgtgccccaccaggCCCTGGGCCGCACCCAGTCCTCACCCGCTGCCCCTGGGGGCATGAAGAGCCCTCCAGACCAACCCACCAAGCACCTCTTCACAACTG GTGTGGTCTATGACACATTTATGCTGAAGCACCAGTGCATGTGCGGGAACACACACGTGCACCCTGAGCACGCCGGCCGGATCCAGAGCATCTGGTCCCGGCTACAGGAGACAGGCCTGCTGAGCAAGTGCGAG CGGATCCGGGGTCGCAAAGCCACATTGGATGAGATCCAGACGGTGCACTCGGAATACCACACCCTGCTCTATGGGACCAGCCCCCTCAACCGGCAGAAGTTGGACAGCAAGAAGCTACTGG GCCCCATCAGCCAGAAGATGTATGCCGTGCTGCCTTGTGGGGGCATTGGG GTGGACAGTGACACTGTGTGGAACGAGATGCATTCCTCCAGTGCTGTGCGCATGGCAGTGGGCTGCCTGGTGGAGCTGGCCTTCAAGGTGGCTGCGGGAGAGCTCAAG AATGGATTTGCCATCATCCGGCCCCCAGGACACCATGCTGAGGAATCCACAGCCAT gggATTCTGCTTCTTCAACTCCGTGGCCATCACAGCAAAACTCCTGCAGCAGAAGCTGAACGTGGGCAAGGTCCTCATTGTGGACTGG AGGCTGACTGTGTGCCAGGAACCTGATGAGTACTTGACATGCTGCTCATGGCCACCTCAAGCA GACATTCACCATGGCAATGGCACCCAGCAAGCATTCTACAATGACCCCTCTGTGCTCTACATCTCTCTGCATCGCTATGACAATGGGAACTTCTTTCCAGGCTCTGGGGCTCCTGAAGAG GTTGGTGGAGGGCCAggcgtggggtacaatgtgaacGTGGCATGGACAGGAGGTGTGGACCCCCCCATTGGAGATGTGGAGTACCTGACGGCCTTCAG GACAGTGGTGATGCCCATTGCCCACGAGTTCTCACCTGATGTGGTCCTAGTCTCCGCCGGGTTTGATGCTGTGGAAGGACATCTGTCTCCACTGGGTGGCTACTCTGTCACCGCCAGAT GTTTTGGCCACTTGACCAGGCAGTTGATGACACTGGCAGGGGGCCGGGTGGTGCTGGCCCTAGAGGGAGGCCACGACTTGACCGCCATCTGTGATGCCTCTGAGGCCTGTGTCTCAGCTCTGCTCAGTGTAGAG CTGCAGCCCTTGGATGAGGCAGTCTTACAGCAAAAGCCCAACATCAATGCAGTGGCCACGCTAGAAAAAGTCATTGAGATCCAGA GCAAACACTGGAGCTGTGTGCAGAGGTTTGCTGCTGGTCTAGGCCGTTCCCTgcgggaggcccaggcaggtgagaCCGAGGAGGCCGAGACTGTGAGCGCCATGGCCTTGCTGTCGGTGGGGGCCgagcaggcccaggctgctgcAGCCCGGGAGCACAGCCCCAG GCCGGCAGAGGAGCCCATGGAGCAGGAGCCTGTCCTGTGA
- the HDAC5 gene encoding histone deacetylase 5 isoform X8 translates to MNSPNESVEVKPVLPGAMPSSLGGGSGGSPSPVELRGALTGSVDPVLREQQLQQELLALKQQQQLQKQLLFAEFQKQHDHLTRQHEVQLQKHLKQQQEMLAAKRQQELEQQRQREQQRQEELEKQRLEQQLLILRNKEKSKESAIASTEVKLRLQEFLLSKSKEPTPGGLNHSLPQHPKCWGAHHASLDQSSPPQSGPPGTPPSYKLPLLGPYDSRDDFPLRKTASEPNLKVRSRLKQKVAERRSSPLLRRKDGTVISTFKKRAVEITGAGPGASSVCNSAPGSGPSSPNSSHSTIAENGFTGSVPNIPTEMLPQHRALPLDSSPNQFSLYTSPSLPNISLGLQATVTVTNSHLTASPKLSTKQEAERQALQSLRQGGTLTGKFMSTSSIPGCLLGVALEGDTSPHGHASLLQHVLLLEQARQQSTLIAVPLHGQSPLVTGERVATSMRTVAKLPRHRPLSRTQSSPLPQSPQALQQLVMQQQHQQFLEKQKQQQLQLGKILTKTGELSRQPTTHPEETEEELTEQQEALLGEGALTMPREGSTESESTQEDLEEEEEEDREEEEEDCIQVKDEEGESGAEEGPDLEESSTSYKKLFSDAQQLQPLQVYQAPLSLATVPHQALGRTQSSPAAPGGMKSPPDQPTKHLFTTGVVYDTFMLKHQCMCGNTHVHPEHAGRIQSIWSRLQETGLLSKCERIRGRKATLDEIQTVHSEYHTLLYGTSPLNRQKLDSKKLLGPISQKMYAVLPCGGIGVDSDTVWNEMHSSSAVRMAVGCLVELAFKVAAGELKNGFAIIRPPGHHAEESTAMGFCFFNSVAITAKLLQQKLNVGKVLIVDWRLTVCQEPDEYLTCCSWPPQADIHHGNGTQQAFYNDPSVLYISLHRYDNGNFFPGSGAPEEVGGGPGVGYNVNVAWTGGVDPPIGDVEYLTAFRTVVMPIAHEFSPDVVLVSAGFDAVEGHLSPLGGYSVTARCFGHLTRQLMTLAGGRVVLALEGGHDLTAICDASEACVSALLSVELQPLDEAVLQQKPNINAVATLEKVIEIQSKHWSCVQRFAAGLGRSLREAQAGETEEAETVSAMALLSVGAEQAQAAAAREHSPRPAEEPMEQEPVL, encoded by the exons TGGAGGTGAAGCCGGTGCTGCCAGGAGCCATGCCCAGTTCTTTGGGGGGTGGTAGTGGAGGCAGCCCCAGCCCTGTGGAGCTGCGGGGTGCTCTGACGGGCTCTGTGGACCCTGTGCTGCGGGAGCAGCAACTGCAGCAGGAGCTCCTGGCGctcaagcagcagcagcagctgcagaaGCAGCTCCTGTTCGCTGAGTTCCAGAAACAGCACGACCACCTGACACGGCAGCATGAGGTCCAGCTGCAGAAGCACCTCAAG cagcagcaggagatGCTGGCGGCCAAGCGGCAGCAGGAGCTGGAGCAGCAGCGGCAGCGGGAGCAGCAGCGGCAGGAGGAGCTGGAGAAGCAGCGGTTGGAGCAGCAGCTGCTCATCCTGCGGAACAAAGAGAAGAGCAAAGAGA GTGCCATTGCCAGCACTGAGGTAAAGCTGAGGCTCCAGGAGTTCCTCTTGTCGAAGTCAAAGGAGCCCACACCAGGCGGCCTCAACCATTCCCTCCCACAGCACCCCAAATGCTG GGGAGCCCACCATGCTTCTTTGGACCAGAGTTCCCCTCCCCAGAGCGGCCCCCCTGGGACACCTCCCTCCTATAAATTGCCTTTGCTTGGGCCCTATGACAGCCGAGATGACTTTCCCCTCCGCAAAACAG CCTCTGAACCCAACTTGAAAGTGCGTTCGAGGCTAAAACAGAAGGTGGCTGAGCGGAGAAGCAGTCCCCTCTTGCGTCGCAAGGATGGGACTGTTATTAGCACCTTTAAGAAGAGAGCTGTTGAGATCACAGGTGCTGGGCCTGGGG CATCATCTGTGTGTAACAGTGCGCCAGGCTCCGGCCCCAGCTCTCCCAAcagttctcacagcaccattGCTGAGAATGGCTTTACTGGCTCAGTTCCCAACATACCCACCGAG ATGCTCCCCCAGCACCGGGCCCTCCCTCTGGACAGCTCCCCCAACCAGTTCAGCCTCTATACGTCTCCCTCTCTGCCCAACATCTCCTTAGGGCTGCAGGCCACAGTCACTGTCACCAACTCGCACCTCACA GCCTCCCCAAAGCTGTCGACAAAGCAGGAGGCCGAGAGGCAGGCCCTCCAGTCCCTGCGGCAGGGTGGCACGCTGACGGGCAAGTTCATGAGCACATCCTCCATCCCTGGCTGCCTGCTGGGTGTGGCACTGGAGGGTGACACCAGTCCCCATGGGCATGCCTCCCTGCTACAGCACGTGCTATTGCTGGAGCAGGCCCGGCAGCAGAGTACCCTCATCGCTG TACCGCTTCATGGGCAGTCTCCACTGGTGACGGGTGAACGCGTGGCCACCAGCATGCGGACGGTGGCCAAGCTCCCGCGGCACCGGCCACTGAGCCGCACTCAGTCCTCACCACTGCCGCAGAGTCCCCAGGCTCTGCAGCAGCTGGTCatgcagcagcagcaccagcagtTCCTGGAGAAGCAGAAGCAGCAACAGCTGCAGCTGGGCAAG ATCCTCACCAAGACAGGGGAGCTGTCCAGGCAGCCCACCACCCACCCtgaggagacagaggaggagCTTACAGAGCAGCAGGAGGCCTTGCTGGGAGAGGGAGCCCTGACCATGCCCAGGGAAGGCTCCACGGAGAGTGAGAGCACACAAGAAgacctggaggaggaggaagaggaagacagagaggaggaggaggaggactgcATCCAAGTCAAGGATGAGGAGGGCGAGAGTGGTGCTGAGGAGGGGCCCGACTTGGAGGAGTCCAGCACCAGTTACAAAAAG CTGTTCTCAGATGCCCAGCAGCTGCAGCCACTGCAGGTGTACCAGGCACCCCTCAGCCTggccactgtgccccaccaggCCCTGGGCCGCACCCAGTCCTCACCCGCTGCCCCTGGGGGCATGAAGAGCCCTCCAGACCAACCCACCAAGCACCTCTTCACAACTG GTGTGGTCTATGACACATTTATGCTGAAGCACCAGTGCATGTGCGGGAACACACACGTGCACCCTGAGCACGCCGGCCGGATCCAGAGCATCTGGTCCCGGCTACAGGAGACAGGCCTGCTGAGCAAGTGCGAG CGGATCCGGGGTCGCAAAGCCACATTGGATGAGATCCAGACGGTGCACTCGGAATACCACACCCTGCTCTATGGGACCAGCCCCCTCAACCGGCAGAAGTTGGACAGCAAGAAGCTACTGG GCCCCATCAGCCAGAAGATGTATGCCGTGCTGCCTTGTGGGGGCATTGGG GTGGACAGTGACACTGTGTGGAACGAGATGCATTCCTCCAGTGCTGTGCGCATGGCAGTGGGCTGCCTGGTGGAGCTGGCCTTCAAGGTGGCTGCGGGAGAGCTCAAG AATGGATTTGCCATCATCCGGCCCCCAGGACACCATGCTGAGGAATCCACAGCCAT gggATTCTGCTTCTTCAACTCCGTGGCCATCACAGCAAAACTCCTGCAGCAGAAGCTGAACGTGGGCAAGGTCCTCATTGTGGACTGG AGGCTGACTGTGTGCCAGGAACCTGATGAGTACTTGACATGCTGCTCATGGCCACCTCAAGCA GACATTCACCATGGCAATGGCACCCAGCAAGCATTCTACAATGACCCCTCTGTGCTCTACATCTCTCTGCATCGCTATGACAATGGGAACTTCTTTCCAGGCTCTGGGGCTCCTGAAGAG GTTGGTGGAGGGCCAggcgtggggtacaatgtgaacGTGGCATGGACAGGAGGTGTGGACCCCCCCATTGGAGATGTGGAGTACCTGACGGCCTTCAG GACAGTGGTGATGCCCATTGCCCACGAGTTCTCACCTGATGTGGTCCTAGTCTCCGCCGGGTTTGATGCTGTGGAAGGACATCTGTCTCCACTGGGTGGCTACTCTGTCACCGCCAGAT GTTTTGGCCACTTGACCAGGCAGTTGATGACACTGGCAGGGGGCCGGGTGGTGCTGGCCCTAGAGGGAGGCCACGACTTGACCGCCATCTGTGATGCCTCTGAGGCCTGTGTCTCAGCTCTGCTCAGTGTAGAG CTGCAGCCCTTGGATGAGGCAGTCTTACAGCAAAAGCCCAACATCAATGCAGTGGCCACGCTAGAAAAAGTCATTGAGATCCAGA GCAAACACTGGAGCTGTGTGCAGAGGTTTGCTGCTGGTCTAGGCCGTTCCCTgcgggaggcccaggcaggtgagaCCGAGGAGGCCGAGACTGTGAGCGCCATGGCCTTGCTGTCGGTGGGGGCCgagcaggcccaggctgctgcAGCCCGGGAGCACAGCCCCAG GCCGGCAGAGGAGCCCATGGAGCAGGAGCCTGTCCTGTGA